In Gossypium arboreum isolate Shixiya-1 chromosome 5, ASM2569848v2, whole genome shotgun sequence, a single genomic region encodes these proteins:
- the LOC108453059 gene encoding B3 domain-containing protein Os07g0563300-like: protein MTSTPGAASSSKICFNSDCKDLKSEIPRKGWRLRTGEFAELCDRCAFAFEEGRFCDTFHLNASGWRTCESCGKRVHCGCIVSVHAFTLLDAGGIECVACARKNVVMGSSSSWSPSLIFHSSLSERFKEYSAKGWTQLAGSGPVPWRQAPSLFNSPVPQPELHSRMPYEVDLSTGIDRLNVCDRLSTPSLEKKKVEDFSERLMNGTLKPGTRDIHEKGSAGINCEEQHNPCLTKFQSSLKEESNPQFGLAVPYTSPDEANGQNGVSGTHLRPNPQPPLAKQFHSNLQNGTDSSGETQIRNGRPRPDGRGKNNLFPRYWPRFTDQDLQQITGDSNSVITPLFEKMLSASDAGRIGRLVLPKKCAEAHFPPISQPEGLPLKVQDSKGKEWIFQFRFWPNNNSRMYVLEGVTPCIQNMQVQAGDVVTFSRLEPGGKLVMGFRKASTASASDQDNEAKNSNGVSMHGDAEMADPTSWSKVDKSGYIAKEALGAKVAVSRKRKNSMLGSKSKRLRIDNEDLIELKLTWEEAQGLLRPPPNHVASVVVIEGFEFEEYEDAPILGKPTIFATDNMGEKIQWAQCEDCFKWRRLPSNVLLPSKWTCSSNSWDPERSSCSVIQELTAEQLENLLPQCNPAASKKIKAAKQDTENVDALEGLDTLANLAILGEGESLPTSSQATTKHPRHRPGCSCIVCIQPPSGKGPKHKQTCTCNVCETVKRRFRTLMMRREKKQSQKEAETTSKKQQTSLPDKVPDDDPPPCTNAENSSPKQIKIASEGSEDDPNRVKSSISPFKGQIDLNIQPEREEELSPGSDSGSMMRLLQDDTDKYLRQQSTLTSGGNSNSEVSQTQPGGGPEGEKISNSVNLGDSHQDIDRDHPVFSIKTSASTSATG, encoded by the exons ATGACGTCAACTCCAGGAGCAGCTTCGTCTTCAAAGATTTGCTTCAATTCGGACTGCAAGGACTTGAAATCGGAAATACCGAGGAAAGGCTGGCGGTTGCGAACGGGAGAGTTCGCTGAGCTCTGTGATCGATGCGC TTTTGCTTTTGAGGAGGGAAGATTTTGTGATACTTTTCACTTGAATGCTTCTGGTTGGAGGACCTGTGAGTCATGTGGGAAG CGGGTTCATTGCGGATGCATTGTTTCAGTTCATGCGTTTACTTTGTTGGATGCTGGAGGAATAGAATGCGTAGCGTGTGCGAGGAAAAATGTTGTTATG GGATCAAGTTCTTCCTGGTCACCGTCTTTGATTTTCCATTCATCCTTGTCTGAGAGATTTAAAGAGTATTCTGCAAAAGGCTGGACTCAGTTAGCTGGTTCAGGCCCTGTACCTTGGCGTCAAGCACCGAGTTTGTTCAATTCTCCAGTTCCTCAGCCTGAGTTGCACTCTAGAATGCCCTATGAAGTTGACTTATCCACTGGCATTGACAGATTAAATGTCTGCGACAGATTATCCACTCCTTCCCTGGAAAAGAAGAAAGTCGAGGACTTCTCTGAAAGGTTAATGAATGGAACCTTGAAGCCTGGAACTCGGGATATACATGAGAAGGGAAGTGCAG GAATCAATTGCGAGGAACAGCATAATCCATGTTTGACTAAATTTCAGTCTTCTCTAAAGGAGGAATCTAATCCACAATTTGGTTTAGCTGTACCTTATACATCTCCAGATGAGGCAAATGGTCAAAATGGAGTTTCTGGCACTCATTTGCGACCAAACCCTCAACCTCCACTTGCCAAGCAATTTCATAGTAATCTTCAAAATGGGACTGACTCATCAGGTGAAACTCAGATTCGAAATGGGAGGCCTCGACCAGATGGCCGTGGAAAAAACAATTTATTTCCTCGTTATTGGCCTAGGTTTACTGACCAAGACCTGCAGCAAATAACTGGAGA TTCAAATTCTGTAATCACTCCTTTGTTTGAGAAAATGTTGAGTGCTAGTGATGCTGGGCGAATTGGACGTCTGGTGCTACCAAAAAAATGTGCGGAG GCTCATTTCCCGCCAATATCTCAGCCAGAAGGTTTACCTCTTAAAGTCCAGGATTCAAAAGGAAAGGAATGGATATTTCAATTCCGCTTCTGGCCCAACAACAATAGCAGAATGTATGTTTTAGAGGGGGTTACTCCTTGCATACAGAACATGCAAGTGCAGGCGGGTGACGTAG TCACATTTAGTCGGTTAGAGCCTGGAGGGAAGTTGGTCATGGGTTTCAGAAAGGCTTCAACTGCTTCAGCATCCGATCAG GACAATGAAGCCAAAAATAGCAATGGAGTTTCTATGCATGGAGAT GCTGAAATGGCAGATCCTACCTCATGGTCAAAAGTTGATAAGTCAGGGTACATAGCAAAGGAAGCATTAGGAGCGAAAGTTGCAGTTTCCAGAAAGAGGAAGAATAGCATGCTAGGTTCAAAGAGTAAGCGCCTTAGAATTGATAATGAAGACCTTATAGAGCTGAAACTAACATGGGAAGAAGCTCAAGGGCTGCTTCGTCCGCCTCCTAATCATGTAGCTAGTGTTGTAGTCATTGAAGGTTTTGAGTTTGAAGAATACGAG GATGCACCGATTCTTGGGAAGCCAACAATATTTGCTACTGATAATATGGG GGAAAAGATTCAATGGGCTCAATGCGAAGATTGTTTTAAGTGGCGTAGATTGCCTTCCAATGTTCTTCTTCCTTCCAAATGGACCTGTTCCAGTAACTCATGGGATCCAGAAAG ATCTTCTTGTTCAGTCATTCAAGAATTGACTGCCGAACAGCTGGAAAATCTGCTGCCACAATGTAATCCAG CTGCTTCAAAGAAAATTAAGGCTGCTAAACAGGATACGGAGAACGTTGATGCTTTAGAGGGGCTTGACACCCTTGCGAACTTAGCTATCTTGGGAGAGGGTGAGTCTCTCCCTACATCATCTCAGGCCACCACAAAGCACCCCCGACACAGACCTGGCTGCTCATGCATCGTATGCATTCAACCCCCGAGTGGGAAGGGCCCCAAACACAAGCAGACATGTACTTGTAATGTCTGTGAAACAGTGAAGAGACGCTTCCGCACCCTCATGATGCGGCGTGAGAAGAAACAGTCACAAAAAGAAGCTGAAACCACTAGCAAGAAGCAGCAAACTTCGTTGCCTGATAAAGTACCGGATGATGACCCTCCGCCTTGCACTAATGCAGAAAATAGCAGTCCAAAGCAGATAAAGATTGCCAGCGAGGGTTCAGAAGATGATCCTAATAGAGTAAAATCCTCAATTTCACCCTTTAAAGGCCAAATTGACTTGAACATCCAGCCAGAGCGGGAAGAAGAGTTGTCACCTGGTTCTGATTCTGGCAGCATGATGAGATTGCTTCAAGATGATACAGACAAATACCTTAGACAGCAAAGCACGTTGACCTCAGGTGGTAACAGTAATTCAGAAGTCAGCCAGACACAACCAGGTGGTGGCCCAGAAGGAGAAAAAATTAGCAACAGTGTCAATCTCGGAGACAGTCATCAAGATATTGACAGGGACCATCCAGTTTTCTCCATTAAAACATCTGCATCCACGTCAGCCACTGGTTAA
- the LOC108453060 gene encoding vacuolar protein sorting-associated protein 28 homolog 1-like translates to MIYIKSFTQMDVKLWHDKWEGEMYKTVVELYAIIKTTEKLGKKAYVRDIIFSSSEYETECQKLISHVPSIKCSAVTYKINRLETYGVPAIAASATSSAAVVAECVLNFVTAIIDSLKLNMAAVDQVYPLLPDLAASLDKLGILPPDFKGKMKEWVSRLSNMEAAP, encoded by the coding sequence ATGATATATATAAAGTCTTTTACCCAAATGGACGTTAAGCTCTGGCACGACAAGTGGGAGGGAGAAATGTATAAAACTGTCGTGGAGTTGTATGCCATTATCAAAACAACTGAGAAGCTTGGGAAGAAGGCTTATGTGAGGGATATTATTTTCTCATCATCTGAATATGAAACTGAGTGCCAAAAGCTTATTTCCCATGTCCCTAGCATTAAATGTTCTGCAGTTACATATAAAATAAATCGTCTGGAGACCTATGGGGTGCCTGCCATTGCTGCATCTGCTACTTCCTCTGCTGCCGTTGTGGCCGAATGCGTGCTGAATTTCGTTACTGCCATCATCGATTCTCTGAAACTCAATATGGCGGCAGTTGATCAAGTGTATCCTCTGTTGCCTGATCTCGCAGCATCACTTGATAAGCTTGGTATTTTGCCACCTGATTTCAAAGGGAAGATGAAGGAATGGGTTTCAAGGTTGTCGAACATGGAGGCCGCTCCATGA